The Helianthus annuus cultivar XRQ/B chromosome 16, HanXRQr2.0-SUNRISE, whole genome shotgun sequence genome includes a window with the following:
- the LOC118488307 gene encoding replication protein A 70 kDa DNA-binding subunit C-like, with the protein MANPLSLQTSDDGTSSHMFLSELREGSTGPIMIMVCRKWDVTSVNGRYMSTDYIVTDIKGGVMHCTARNNIAHYFFDKLKEGGVYLVNGFAVQPTNQYRILKDSPFVIGLHGSTTVKRVDDDGSRFERYPFLLTAFEDLQPTENKYFVGMFPTPHLVFVVKILLGRILNAIYIEININL; encoded by the exons ATGGCCAACCCCCTTAGTTTGCAAACGTCCGACGATGGTACAAGCAGTCATATGTTTCTTAGTGAACTCCGTGAAGGGAGCACCGGACCTATCATGATAATGGTTTGTAGAAAATGGGACGTGACAAGTGTTAACGGCAGGTACATGAGCACCGACTATATTGTCACTGACATAAAG GGAGGTGTGATGCATTGCACCGCAAGGAATAACATTGCCCACTATTTCTTTGACAAACTCAAAGAGGGTGGTGTATATTTGGTCAACGGTTTCGCCGTGCAACCTACAAATCAGTATCGGATTCTTAAAGACAGCCCCTTTGTGATTGGGTTGCATGGTTCGACAACTGTGAAGCGGGTTGATGATGACGGCAGTCGTTTTGAACGCTACCCTTTCCTGCTTACGGCATTTGAGGATCTCCAACCAACCGAAAACAAGTACTTCGTTGGTATGTTTCCTACACCCCACCTGGTATTTGTCGTTAAAATACTATTGGGGCGTATATTAAATGCAATCTAcatcgaaataaatataaatcttTGA